In one Sander lucioperca isolate FBNREF2018 chromosome 7, SLUC_FBN_1.2, whole genome shotgun sequence genomic region, the following are encoded:
- the LOC116046512 gene encoding myosin heavy chain, fast skeletal muscle-like isoform X3 has translation MSTDAEMAVYGKAAIYLRKPERERIEAQTAPFDAKTACYVADVKELYLKAKMLKKDGDKVTVEILDTKEERVVKEADVYPMNPPKYDKIEDMAMMTHLNEASVLYNLKERYAAWMIYTYSGLFCATVNPYKWLPVYDAECVAAYRGKKRMEAPPHIFSVSDNAFQFMQTDRENQSVLITGESGAGKTVNTKRVIQYFATIAVGGPKRDESKGSLEDQIIAANPLLEAYGNAKTIRNDNSSRFGKFIRIHFGATGKLASADIETYLLEKSRVTFQLSDERGYHIFFQMMTGHIPELIDMALISTNPYDFPMCSMGQITVASIDDKVELEATDNAIDILGFSHEEKVSIYKLTGAVLHHGNMKFKQKQREEQAEPDGTEEADKVAYLLGLNSADMLKALCYPRVKVGNEYVTKGQTVPQVMNSVSALAKAIYERMFLWMVVRINQMLDTKQARQFYIGVLDIAGFEIFDFNTLEQLCINFTNEKLQQFFNHTMFVLEQEEYKKEGIIWEFIDFGMDLAACIELIEKPMGIFSILEEECMFPKATDTSFKNKLYDQHLGKTKAFEKPKPPKKGKIEAHFSLVHYAGTVDYNIAGWLEKNKDPLNDSVCQLYQKSPVKLLALCFPAIVEDTTKKGGKKKGGSMQTVSSQFRENLGKLMTNLRSTHPHFVRCLIPNESKTPGLMENFLVIHQLRCNGVLEGIRICRKGFPSRIPYADFKQRYKVLNASVIPEGQFIDNKKASEKLLGSIDVPHDEYKFGHTKVFFKAGLLGVLEEMRDEKLSTLVTMTQALARGYVMRKEFVKMTERREAIYSIQYNIRSFMNVKHWPWMKVYYKIKPMLKSAETEKELANMKENYDKMKTDLAAALAKKKELEEKMVSLMQEKNDLQLQVASESENLNDAEERCEGLIKSKIQMEAKLKETTERLEDEEEINAELTAKKRKLEDECSELKKDIDDLELTLAKVEKEKHATENKVKNLTEEMASQDESIAKLTKEKKALQEAHQQTLDDLQAEEDKVNTLTKAKTKLEQQVDDLEGSLEQEKKLRMDLERSKRKLEGDLKLAQESIMDLENEKQQADEKIKKKDFEISQLLSKVEDEQSLGAQLQKKIKELQARIEELEEEIEAERAARAKVEKQRADLSRELEEISERLEEAGGATASQIEMNKKREAEFQKLRRDLEESTLQHESTAAALRKKQADSVAELGEQIDNLQRVKQKLEKEKSEYKMEIDDLSSNMENVAKAKGNLEKMCRTLEDQLSELKTKNDENVRQINDTSAQRARLLTENGEFSRQVEEKEALVSQLTRGKQAFTQQIEELKRHVEEELKAKNALAHGLQSARHDCDLLREQFEEEQEAKAELQRGMSKANSEVAQWRAKYETDAIQRTEELEEAKKKLAQRLQEAEEQIEAVNSKCASLEKTKQRLQSEVEDLMIDVERANGLAANLDKKQRNFDKVLAEWKQKYEEGQAELEGAQKETRSLSTELFKMKNSYEESLDQLETMKRENKNLQQEISDLTEQLGETGKSIHELEKSKKQVETEKSEIQTALEEAEGTLEHEESKILRVQLELNQIKGEVDRKLAEKDEEMEQIKRNSQRVIDSMQSNLDSEVRSRNDALRIKKKMEGDLNEMEIQLSHANRQAAESQKQLRNVQAQLKDAQLHLDDAVRAQEEFKEQAAMVDRRNGLMVAEIEELRVALEQTERSRKIAEQELVDASERVGLLHSQNTSLLNSKKKLESDLVQVQSEVDDTVQEARNAEEKAKKAITDAAMMAEELKKEQDTSSHLERMKKNLEVSVKDLQHRLDEAENLAMKGGKKQLQKLESRVRELEAEVEAEQRRGADAIKGVRKYERRVKELTYQTEEDKKNVARLQDLVDKLQLKVKAYKRQAEEAEEQANTHLSKCRKVQHELEEAEERADIAESQVNKMRAKSRDSGKGKEAAE, from the exons GAGAGGGTAGTGAAAGAAGCTGACGTCTATCCAATGAACCCTCCCAAGTATGACAAGATTGAGGACATGGCCATGATGACCCATCTCAATGAAGCCTCTGTGCTGTATAACCTCAAAGAGCGTTATGCAGCATGGATGATCTAC ACCTACTCCGGGTTGTTCTGTGCCACTGTGAACCCCTACAAGTGGCTCCCAGTGTACGATGCTGAATGTGTAGCCGCCTATAGAGGCAAGAAGCGTATGGAGGCTCCACCCCacatcttctctgtctctgacaaCGCTTTTCAGTTCATGCAAACTG ATAGGGAGAACCAGTCTGTCTTGATCAC TGGGGAATCTGGTGCTGGAAAGACTGTGAACACCAAGCGTGTCATCCAGTACTTTGCAACAATCGCAGTTGGTGGACCGAAGAGGGACGAGTCAAAG GGGTCACTGGAGGATCAGATTATTGCAGCCAATCCCCTGCTGGAGGCCTATGGTAACGCCAAAACTATTAGGAATGACAACTCTTCTCGTTTT GGTAAATTCATCAGAATCCATTTTGGCGCAACTGGCAAACTGGCAAGTGCTGATATTGAGACGT ATCTGCTGGAGAAGTCTAGAGTGACATTCCAGCTTTCTGATGAAAGAGGCTACCACATCTTCTTCCAGATGATGACCGGCCACATCCCTGAGCTGATTG ATATGGCACTCATCAGCACCAACCCCTACGACTTCCCCATGTGTAGCATGGGTCAGATCACTGTGGCCAGCATTGATGACAAAGTTGAGCTGGAAGCCACTGAT AACGCTATTGATATCCTGGGCTTCAGTCATGAAGAGAAGGTGAGCATCTACAAGTTGACTGGTGCTGTGCTCCACCATGGTAACATGAAGTTCAAGCAGAAGCAGCGTGAGGAGCAGGCTGAGCCTGATGGCACAGAGG AGGCTGACAAGGTTGCTTACTTGCTGGGTCTGAACTCCGCTGACATGCTCAAAGCTCTGTGCTATCCCAGAGTGAAGGTCGGAAATGAGTATGTCACCAAGGGACAGACTGTACCTCAG GTGATGAACTCAGTGTCAGCCCTGGCCAAGGCTATCTATGAGAGGATGTTCTTGTGGATGGTCGTTCGTATTAACCAGATGTTGGACACTAAACAAGCAAGACAGTTCTACATTGGTGTCCTGGATATTGCTGGTTTTGAAATCTTTGAT TTCAACACCTTGGAACAGCTGTGCATCAACTTCACCAATGAGAAACTGCAACAGTTTTTCAACCACACCATGTTTGTCCTGGAGCAAGAGGAGTACAAGAAGGAGGGTATTATCTGGGAGTTCATTGACTTTGGCATGGACTTGGCTGCCTGCATTGAGCTCATTGAAAAG CCCATGGGCATCTTCTCCATCCTTGAAGAGGAGTGCATGTTCCCCAAGGCCACAGACACATCCTTCAAGAACAAGCTGTATGACCAGCATCTTGGAAAAACCAAAGCATTTGAGAAGCCTAAGCCCCCCAAGAAAGGCAAGATTGAGGCCCACTTCTCCCTGGTGCACTACGCTGGTACCGTGGACTACAATATCGCTGGCTGGCTGGAAAAGAACAAGGATCCACTGAATGACTCCGTCTGTCAGCTGTACCAGAAATCCCCAGTGAAACTGCTGGCTCTCTGCTTCCCTGCTATCGTTGAGG ATACTACCAAGAAGGGAGGCAAGAAGAAGGGTGGTTCTATGCAGACTGTGTCTTCACAGTTTAGG GAGAACTTGGGGAAGCTGATGACTAACTTGAGGAGCACCCATCCTCACTTTGTGCGCTGCCTGATTCCCAATGAGTCAAAGACTCCAG GTCTCATGGAGAACTTCCTGGTCATCCACCAGCTCAGGTGTAACGGTGTGCTGGAGGGTATCAGAATCTGCAGAAAAGGTTTCCCCAGTCGAATCCCCTATGCTGACTTCAAGCAGAG GTACAAGGTGCTGAATGCTAGTGTCATCCCAGAGGGCCAGTTCATTGACAACAAGAAGGCTTCAGAGAAGCTGCTTGGGTCAATTGATGTTCCACATGATGAGTACAAATTCGGACACACAAAA GTGTTCTTCAAGGCCGGTCTGCTGGGTGTCCTTGAGGAGATGAGAGATGAAAAACTGTCAACTCTGGTCACCATGACTCAGGCTTTGGCCCGTGGTTATGTCATGAGAAAGGAGTTTGTGAAGATGACGGAGAGGAG GGAAGCCATATATTCCATCCAGTACAACATCCGCTCATTCATGAATGTCAAACACTGGCCATGGATGAAGGTGTACTACAAGATCAAACCTATGCTGAAGAGTGCTGAAACTGAGAAGGAGCTGGCAAATATGAAGGAGAACTATGATAAGATGAAAACTGACTTGGCTGCTGCCCTGGCCAAGAAGAAGGAACTGGAGGAGAAGATGGTGTCCCTTATGCAGGAGAAGAATGATCTGCAGCTGCAAGTAGCATCT GAATCAGAAAATCTGAATGATGCTGAAGAGAGATGTGAGGGACTTATCAAGAGTAAGATTCAGATGGAGGCCAAACTCAAAGAGACAACTGAGAGactggaggatgaagaggaaatcAATGCTGAGCTCACTGCCAAGAAGAGAAAGCTGGAGGATGAATGCTCTGAGCTCAAGAAGGATATTGATGACCTGGAGCTTACCTTGGCCAAAGTGGAAAAAGAGAAACATGCAACAGAGAACAAG GTTAAGAACCTGACCGAGGAGATGGCCTCTCAGGATGAGAGCATTGCTAAGCTGACCAAGGAAAAGAAAGCCCTTCAGGAGGCTCATCAGCAGACTCTTGATGACCTGCAGGCAGAGGAAGACAAAGTCAACACTCTGACCAAGGCCAAGACCAAGCTTGAGCAGCAAGTGGATGAT CTTGAGGGTTCTCTGGAGCAAGAGAAGAAGCTCCGTATGGACCTTGAGAGATCCAAGAGAAAGCTTGAGGGTGATCTGAAACTGGCCCAGGAATCCATCATGGATCTTGAGAATGAGAAGCAGCAGGCTGATGAGAAGATCAAAAA GAAGGACTTTGAAATCAGTCAGCTCCTTAGCAAAGTTGAAGATGAGCAGTCACTGGGTGCTCAGCTTCAGAAGAAGATCAAGGAGCTCCAG GCTCGTATTGAGGAACTGGAGGAGGAGATTGAGGCTGAGCGTGCTGCTCGTGCCAAGGTTGAGAAGCAGAGAGCTGACCTCTCCAGGGAACTtgaggagatcagtgagaggctgGAGGAGGCCGGTGGTGCCACTGCTTCTCAGATTGAGATGAACAAGAAGCGTGAAGCTGAGTTCCAGAAGCTCCGTCGTGATCTTGAGGAGTCCACTCTGCAGCATGAatccactgctgctgctcttcgCAAGAAGCAGGCTGACAGCGTTGCTGAGCTGGGAGAGCAGATCGACAACCTCCAGCGTGTAAAGCAGAAGCTTGAGAAGGAAAAGAGTGAATACAAGATGGAGATTGATGACCTCTCCAGCAACATGGAGAATGTGGCTAAAGCAAAG GGAAATCTTGAAAAGATGTGCCGTACTCTTGAGGACCAACTCAGCGAACTGAAGACCAAGAATGATGAAAATGTTCGTCAAATCAATGACACAAGTGCACAGAGAGCACGTCTCCTGACAGAAAATG GTGAGTTCAGCCGTCAAGTTGAAGAGAAAGAAGCTCTTGTCTCCCAGCTGACCAGAGGCAAACAGGCATTCACACAGCAGATTGAGGAGCTCAAAAGACATGTTGAAGAGGAGCTTAAG GCCAAGAATGCTCTTGCCCATGGACTGCAATCAGCCCGCCATGACTGTGATCTGCTGAGGGAGCAGTTTGAGGAGGAGCAAGAGGCCAAGGCTGAGCTGCAGCGTGGAATGTCCAAGGCCAACAGTGAGGTGGCTCAGTGGAGAGCTAAGTATGAAACTGATGCTATCCAGCGCACTGAGGAGCTTGAGGAAGCCAA GAAAAAGCTGGCTCAGCGTCTTCAGGAGGCTGAGGAGCAGATTGAGGCAGTGAATTCCAAGTGTGCTTCTCTTGAGAAAACCAAACAGAGGCTCCAGAGTGAGGTGGAGGACCTCATGATTGATGTGGAGAGAGCCAATGGGCTGGCTGCCAACCTGGACAAGAAGCAGAGGAACTTTGACAAG GTGTTGGCAGAGTGGAAACAGAAGTACGAGGAGGGTCAGGCAGAGCTCGAGGGAGCACAGAAGGAGACTCGTTCTCTCAGCACTGAGCTGTTCAAGATGAAGAACTCTTATGAGGAatctctggatcagctggagaccATGAAGCGTGAAAACAAGAACCTGCAAC AGGAGATCTCAGATCTGACTGAACAGCTTGGTGAGACTGGCAAGAGCATCCATGAGCTGGAGAAGTCCAAGAAGCAGGTGGAGACCGAGAAGTCTGAGATCCAGACGGCTCTTGAAGAGGCTGAG GGAACTCTGGAACACGAGGAGTCTAAGATCCTGCGTGTCCAGCTGGAGCTCAACCAGATTAAGGGTGAGGTGGACAGGAAGCTGGCAGAGAAAGATGAGGAGATGGAGCAGATCAAGAGGAACAGCCAGAGGGTGATTGACTCCATGCAGAGCAATCTGGATTCTGAGGTCAGGAGCAGAAACGATGCCCTGAGAATCAAAAAGAAGATGGAGGGAGACCTGAATGAGATGGAGATTCAGCTGAGCCACGCCAATCGCCAGGCTGCTGAGTCCCAGAAGCAGCTGAGGAATGTGCAGGCACAGCTGAAG GATGCACAACTGCACCTTGATGATGCTGTCAGAGCCCAGGAGGAGTTCAAGGAACAAGCTGCTATGGTGGATCGCAGAAACGGTCTGATGGTAGCTGAAATCGAGGAACTTAGAGTTGCTCtggaacagacggagagaagTCGCAAAATCGCTGAGCAGGAGCTGGTGGACGCCAGTGAGCGTGTTGGACTTCTGCACTCTCAG aACACAAGCCTTCTGAACTCCAAGAAGAAGCTTGAGTCTGACCTGGTCCAGGTCCAGAGTGAAGTGGATGACACTGTTCAGGAAGCAAGGAATGCAGAGGAGAAGGCCAAGAAGGCCATCACTGat GCTGCTATGATGGctgaggagctgaagaaggagCAGGATACCAGCTCCCACCtggagaggatgaagaagaacCTGGAGGTCTCTGTTAAGGACCTGCAGCACCGCCTGGATGAGGCTGAGAACCTGGCCATGAAGGGTGGCAAGAAGCAGCTCCAGAAACTTGAGTCCAgg GTGCGTGAACTGGAGGCAGAGGTTGAGGCTGAGCAGAGACGCGGAGCAGATGCTATTAAGGGTGTCCGCAAATATGAGAGGAGGGTGAAGGAACTCACCTATCAG ACTGAGGAGGACAAGAAAAACGTTGCCAGGCTGCAGGATCTAGTTGACAAGTTGCAGCTCAAAGTCAAGGCCTACAAGAGGCAGGCTGAGGAGGCG GAGGAGCAGGCCAACACTCATCTGTCCAAGTGCAGGAAGGTGCAGCAtgagctggaggaggctgaggagCGCGCTGACATCGCAGAGTCTCAGGTCAACAAGATGAGAGCAAAGAGCCGTGACTCTGGCAAG ggAAAAGAGGCAGCtgaataa